From Candidatus Cloacimonadota bacterium, one genomic window encodes:
- a CDS encoding peptidylprolyl isomerase: protein MKKTLLTLLAALLLLGLSAELVDRIVAKVGSDIVLMSDVYKLMFQMQTAGYPADAINEEAALRQIVEQKVILQKAAAMDLKIDANRVEKYAKDEIKKTKEKYPSEQAFAADLARENLTETELLDLYMEQIKESYLSQQLIDLYVKSKVKVTEEQMLAFYATSKDSLAVKPVTWKTGIIIHEIKPSQASEEAKLAEILAIQDRLNQGADFAALATETSDCPSKERGGDLGFFSRGMMVKPFEDAAFALNEGQVSPVVRTEFGYHLIKVEEKRDNEVRARHILKILSPTQQDTLDAYQLMESVRARFNSGTDSFANLATLYSDDQESAANGGILGELALDEFPELYAPQIIATEVGQMTPVLENEGVLLLFSRLEEMPTRIFSYEEVKPLLENYLNQEQFNAAYDEWIKALIADSFVRIIPR from the coding sequence ATGAAAAAGACCCTGCTCACCCTGCTGGCAGCGTTGCTGCTACTCGGGCTGTCCGCGGAGCTGGTTGACCGCATCGTCGCCAAGGTCGGCTCGGATATCGTGCTGATGAGTGATGTGTACAAACTGATGTTTCAGATGCAGACGGCGGGTTACCCTGCTGATGCCATCAATGAAGAAGCCGCCTTGCGCCAGATAGTTGAACAGAAGGTGATCCTCCAAAAAGCCGCGGCCATGGATCTCAAGATCGATGCCAACCGGGTGGAGAAATATGCCAAGGATGAGATCAAAAAAACCAAGGAAAAATACCCTTCCGAGCAGGCCTTTGCCGCCGACCTCGCACGCGAAAACCTCACCGAAACAGAGCTTCTGGACCTCTACATGGAACAGATCAAGGAAAGCTACCTGTCCCAACAGCTGATCGACCTCTATGTGAAGTCCAAGGTGAAAGTAACCGAAGAGCAAATGCTGGCCTTCTACGCAACCAGCAAGGACAGCCTGGCCGTGAAACCGGTCACTTGGAAAACCGGCATCATCATCCACGAGATCAAGCCCAGCCAAGCTTCCGAAGAAGCGAAACTGGCCGAGATCCTCGCCATTCAGGACCGCCTCAACCAGGGCGCGGATTTCGCCGCCCTAGCCACTGAAACAAGCGACTGCCCCAGCAAGGAACGGGGCGGGGACCTGGGTTTCTTTAGCCGGGGAATGATGGTGAAGCCTTTTGAGGACGCGGCTTTCGCGCTGAACGAGGGCCAGGTTTCGCCCGTCGTGCGCACGGAGTTTGGCTATCACCTCATCAAGGTGGAGGAAAAACGTGACAACGAAGTGCGCGCCAGGCACATTCTGAAGATCCTCTCCCCCACCCAACAGGACACTCTGGACGCCTATCAGCTGATGGAAAGCGTGCGCGCCAGATTCAACTCCGGGACCGACAGCTTTGCCAACCTGGCCACCCTCTATTCGGATGACCAGGAATCCGCCGCCAATGGCGGCATCCTCGGCGAACTGGCGCTGGATGAATTTCCTGAGCTCTATGCCCCGCAGATCATTGCCACCGAAGTGGGACAAATGACCCCCGTGCTGGAAAACGAGGGGGTGCTGTTGCTTTTCTCCCGGCTGGAAGAAATGCCCACCCGCATCTTCAGCTATGAAGAGGTGAAACCCCTTCTGGAAAACTACCTCAACCAGGAACAATTCAACGCCGCGTACGACGAATGGATCAAAGCTCTGATCGCCGATTCCTTCGTGCGGATCATCCCGCGATGA